AATAAAATTTGGATGATCGTAGAAATTTGGTGCGTCAACAGGTATTTCTCTCAACGCAAAATCTTCCATAATTTCTTTATATGTTCTCATAAATACATACTTGCTCTGATTGGATGCCTAACGCCGCCAACACAGGCCGAGCGACAGCGAGGTCCAGCCCAATGCGGCTTTTTGCATTGGGCGATTGTGCTTGGCTTTGTTAGGCTTTTCCCTTGATTTTAATCGATAGCTAGAACTCTTGATCATTTTTGGGCTAAAGAATGCTTCCTGAAAATCTTTTCCATCGTTTCTAAATCTATAATCGACATATCAACCAAATTTAATGATTTAACCATTTTAATGGTTGTTGTTTTGTACTTCTTAAAATGAGGCGTTTCAAGATGTGAATCATAGGCTTTTTTATTGGTATAAATTTCGAGTATTCTCACCTGGGTCGGGTTTTCAACCTGATACATTGGATAGATCGCAATGACGCCCGGCTCTAATCTAACTGATGCCTCAGCTTCCTCCTTTAAGATCTCCAAATACTCTTCAAGATACCCTTCGTGTATTTCAATTTCTGAGATCCGTACCATGCCCTCATACTCGTCAGCGAGAGAAATTACCGAAGCTATAGACATAAGTAACACCAAAAAAGCTTTAGGAATAAAATTTGCCATACTTTCACCATTTTATAGATGCGCTAATTCGATAGCCTAACGCCTAAAGAACCGGCGGTGAAACCGTCCGGTTGCTTTATTTGTTAGATTTTCTTGCAGCACGCGCTGACTCCCTGCTTTTAATAAGAGAATTCTCATATTTCGAATATACTTTAGTCACTAGATTAGTTCGAACTTGAAATA
This Ketobacter sp. MCCC 1A13808 DNA region includes the following protein-coding sequences:
- a CDS encoding putative quinol monooxygenase, with amino-acid sequence MANFIPKAFLVLLMSIASVISLADEYEGMVRISEIEIHEGYLEEYLEILKEEAEASVRLEPGVIAIYPMYQVENPTQVRILEIYTNKKAYDSHLETPHFKKYKTTTIKMVKSLNLVDMSIIDLETMEKIFRKHSLAQK